A section of the Malania oleifera isolate guangnan ecotype guangnan chromosome 2, ASM2987363v1, whole genome shotgun sequence genome encodes:
- the LOC131148903 gene encoding UDP-glucose iridoid glucosyltransferase-like, whose protein sequence is MEMEMEKRRKRQRGGGRRRVVLVSFPLQGHVNPMLQLGNMLHSRGFSISLLHSLEPTFPAVNHSHFRFHRLSDGFSHPDLPAGDPASQIDFLNTICTAPLRDYLSAQLSQPRPSDENNNEMIAAVIYDGVMHFAEAVAHQLEIPSILLHTCSLAALLSYAAIPQFHRQGLFPPQDCILQEEVSELHPLRFKDLPFYDSMKFEGFLKLVATICNPKTSCAIIYNTIDFLEQPLLIQHQKQYRVPFFTIGPFHKMAPTSSSSLLKEDDKCIKWLNKQVDHSVIYVSFGSISFIEEKELTHMAQGLVDSEQPFLWVVRPDLVLGLNNIEPLLENFKDKVGERGCIVKWAPQKEVLAHRAIGGFWSHCGWNSTMESICEGIPMICRPFDGDQTVNARYLSHVWRVGLNIEIKNGLDGGEIGRTIRRLIIEEEGKEMRQRAIELKKKVELCVKEGGSSCMALDELIKHILSL, encoded by the exons atggagatggagatggagaagCGGAGGAAGAGACAGAGAGGTGGTGGCCGGCGGCGAGTGGTGCTGGTGTCGTTCCCGCTGCAAGGACACGTAAACCCAATGCTGCAGCTGGGGAACATGCTTCACTCCAGGGGGTTCTCCATCTCCCTCCTCCACTCCCTCGAGCCCACCTTCCCGGCCGTTAACCATTCCCACTTCCGTTTCCACCGCCTTTCCGACGGCTTCTCCCATCCCGATCTCCCCGCTGGCGACCCAGCCTCCCAAATTGACTTTCTCAATACCATCTGCACCGCGCCGCTCCGGGACTACTTATCGGCCCAGTTGTCGCAGCCACGGCCATCCGATGAGAATAACAACGAGATGATCGCCGCCGTCATCTACGACGGAGTTATGCACTTCGCCGAAGCCGTGGCTCATCAACTGGAGATCCCCAGCATCTTGCTGCACACCTGCTCACTCGCCGCCTTGCTATCTTACGCCGCCATCCCTCAATTCCATCGCCAAGGCCTTTTTCCGCCGCAGG ATTGTATATTGCAAGAAGAAGTGTCTGAACTTCATCCCCTTAGGTTCAAGGATTTGCCATTCTATGATTCTATGAAGTTTGAAGGCTTCCTCAAACTAGTGGCTACTATCTGCAATCCAAagacttcttgtgccatcatctACAACACAATAGACTTCCTCGAACAACCATTATTGATACAACACCAAAAACAGTATCGAGTTCCATTCTTTACAATTGGGCCTTTTCACAAAATGGCTCCAACTTCCTCTTCTAGCTTACTAAAAGAAGATGACAAGTGCATTAAATGGCTAAACAAGCAAGTGGATCACTCTGTTATCTATGTAAGCTTTGGGAGCATAAGTTTCATAGAGGAGAAAGAACTAACCCATATGGCTCAGGGTTTAGTAGATAGCGAGCAACCTTTCTTGTGGGTAGTTCGCCCCGATTTGGTTCTTGGATTGAACAATATTGAGCCCTTACTAGAAAATTTTAAAGATAAGGTGGGAGAAAGAGGTTGCATTGTGAAATGGGCACCTCAAAAAGAGGTTTTGGCACATCGAGCTATAGGAGGGTTTTGGAGCCATTGCGGTTGGAATTCGACTATGGAGAGTATTTGTGAAGGGATTCCAATGATATGTCGACCATTCGATGGCGACCAGACAGTGAATGCAAGGTACTTGAGCCATGTGTGGAGGGTGGGATTAAACATAGAAATAAAGAATGGATTGGATGGAGGAGAGATTGGAAGGACTATAAGAAGGCTAATTATAGAGGAAGAAGGGAAGGAAATGAGGCAGAGGGCAATAGAATTGAAGAAAAAGGTTGAACTCTGTGTAAAGGAAGGAggttcttcttgcatggccttGGATGAATTGATTAAGCACATATTATCTTTGTGA